The region GATTGCCTGTTTCAAACGTGTCCAGTACTGTATTTCGCACAATACATTCTCCACAGTAAGGACCATATCCACAACCCTTTGGATCATCAAGATGATGCAGACATCTTAAGGCTTCACCTCCCCTCAAGCCTATCAGATTGCTTGCAGAGGAGTCGGCGAATTTTGATCCATAGTCGTTTATTTTTCTAATTCGCCTCTACTTATCCAATAACATCATAATCATAGGAGCGTTTTTGTATATCGCCGCAAGTTCATCTTTACTTCTTCTTAAATTTTCTTCCGCAAGTCTGCGTTCAGTTATATCATAGGATATGCCAATTATACCCGTCATCTCTCCATTATCATCTACAATTGGAGTATCGGTCACATGGGCTGAAAATTCCGTTCCATCGGTTCTATAGACTCCAAACTCTCCTTCCCATCTTCTCCCTTTGGAAAGTTCAGTCATTATCTCCCTGGCCTGCTCCCTTGTGGCTGTTGCAGGAGTGACGTTTACAATATTTGATCCTCTAACTTCTTCGAGCCTGCACCCATACAACTCCTCAGCGGCTTTATTCATATAATCGATATAACCTTGAGGATCGGTGGCAATAACGGCTTCCCCCACAGACTTCAACATATGAGCCTTCCGTTTTACGTCTTCTTCGGCAAGTTTGCGCTCGGTTATATCTATATGTTGCAATAGGACACTTGTGGGAACAGTTTTTGAAAGAGGTGTGGCTTTCAATAAAAACCAGCGCTGTTTTTCCGGGCTGTGGCAGGGATATTCCAGTTTAAAAGTTCGCTTTCTGCCATGGATAACGTCCTGTATACCTTCTAATGCGATTCTGGCTTCATTCGAGTATTCACCCGTTGCTTCTTGGCATACCTTCAGATAATTGATACCTTCACTGCACTCCTGCGGGTCTAAATCATTATCGATTGCGAATTGCTTCCAGCTCTTATTGGCATAGGATATTATTCCGGCGGGAGATATTATTGCGATATTATCTTCCCATAGATCAAACAATTCTCTTTCCACATAATCCCGGCTTAATGTTGTTTAGTATGATAGAAGTTAAGGTATGTAATCAAAGAATATAATTCCTGAGCCTTTAGAATCACATTGGGGCGAAGATTTAATGAGAATTGAATTTTTTGCAATGAAGCACAGGAGATGTAAGCACTACCTTTACCCTGGCTTATGTATGTGTCCAATTATATTTTTTTCACTTATAATTCTAATGGTGCTGCAAAAATATCCTTCAAGGGCATCTGTCCATTATCCTCTGGTTATTTATATGGAACGTTGAAGGAAAAGCCAGCCTACTTTAGTAGTGGGAGTATGTCAGTTTTGTGAAATATTAGGCGCGTTTCTCTCCCACAGTAACGGAAGGAGACTCCTGCTCTAAAAATTGAAAACCATCACCAATATCAAGTAAGTTATATAATAAGCAAATCTATTAAAACCAACATGCTAAAAAGAATACTTCTCCTAACCATAATCACTCTTCTTCTCTTAAATACAGCAGCCCTGGCCTCAGAAAACAATCCTGAAATAACCTCTGCACCCTTAAACCCCGACTTTATTGATTATCAATCCAGTTTACAAAAATCGGATGAAAAAACAATGCTGGCATCCTCTGCCCAAACGCCATCCTACTCTTTAGGTCTGGTACCTTCTCCTGTTGATTTAAGTCATCTGCAACCCAAAAAACCCGGTAACAATCGCCTTTTTACAGCACAATCTCTTCCCGGCTCCTATGACCTGCGTGAACATAACCGTCTCACACCAGTAAAGGATCAGGGAGATACCGGCTCATGCTGGACATTTGCCACCTATGCCTCCCTTGAATCCTGTACCTATGATGAAGGCCCTTATAATTTTTCCGAGAACCACATGAAAAACATCCTTTCAAACGAAAGTCCCACTGGTTTTGATTTTGAGCAGGGGGGTAGTTTAGATATGGCCACGGCCTATCTGGCACGCTGGAGCGGTCCTGTGAATGAAACCGATGACCCATACAGTGACAATTCCAGTTACAATGATTACACAAATCCCGACAAACCTGTAACCAGGCATGTGCAGGAGGTGATATATCTGCCTCCCCGAAATAATGTTTCTGCTAACGATCATCTCAAGGAGGCTGTCAGGGAGTATGGAGCTCTTTATACAAGTTTTAAGGTAAACCGTAGTGCTTTTGCCGATAACGCTACAACCTATTACTATAATGGGTCCGAATATGAAGGCGGCCACGCAGTGGCCCTTGTAGGCTGGAACGACTCTTTCCCAAAGGAAGAATTTATTTATGAGCCACCAGGGGATGGAGCATTTATTGTAAAAAACAGCTGGGGCACAGAATTAGGTGATTCGGGTTATCTCTATATTTCCTATTATGAAGAAACGTTCAATGCATGGGCTGCAGCCATCTTCTTGTCCGCTGCAAATGTAGATAATCATGACAACATCTATCAGTATGATCCTCTGGGTTATACCGATTCCCGTGGGTTTTCTAATTCGACAACAGTCCATGGAGCCAATGTTTTCCAGTCCTCATCTGAAGAATACCTGGAAGCGGTCAGTTTCTATACCACAGATACAAATGCGGTTTACAACGTGAGTATATACACAAACCTCTCCTCCTCTACCCCTGTGGGGCAAACCCTGGTGGCACAAACCAATGGTACCTTTGCACATGCAGGTTATCATACGGTAACCCTTGACACCCCTGTAA is a window of Methanohalophilus mahii DSM 5219 DNA encoding:
- a CDS encoding PAS domain-containing protein; its protein translation is MERELFDLWEDNIAIISPAGIISYANKSWKQFAIDNDLDPQECSEGINYLKVCQEATGEYSNEARIALEGIQDVIHGRKRTFKLEYPCHSPEKQRWFLLKATPLSKTVPTSVLLQHIDITERKLAEEDVKRKAHMLKSVGEAVIATDPQGYIDYMNKAAEELYGCRLEEVRGSNIVNVTPATATREQAREIMTELSKGRRWEGEFGVYRTDGTEFSAHVTDTPIVDDNGEMTGIIGISYDITERRLAEENLRRSKDELAAIYKNAPMIMMLLDK